A part of Lacibacter sp. H407 genomic DNA contains:
- the smc gene encoding chromosome segregation protein SMC produces MRLKSLEIKGFKSFADKTVVSFDEGVTGIIGPNGCGKSNIIDSIRWVIGEQKISHLRSENLESLVFNGSKTRSASGLAEVSLTFENTRNLLPTEFSTVTVTRKFYKSGESEYRLNDVQCRLKDIQNLFLDTGVSTDSYAIIELGMVDDIIKDKENSRRRMLEQAAGITIYKTRKKEAKNKLDATEQDLARIEDLLFEINNQLKTLENQAKKAEKYYEIKKDYREVSIELAKAALEGFNLTWKDLNEQHDAEVNKKVELEAKIATEEAAIEQEKVGFIEKEKELQIMQHSFNDMLQTLRSKENEKNLAQQRLHYLKEKETSLNDFLQKAGGQLKGIEESIEFTQLQITEEDAKLNDLGSQLDSLRSSVESTRKVFDEKRSGIDEIRKENQAIQRSQFEAEKNVAVGETSVQNLQRTIFQLKEEQTNRKQQLHQLEEEKQQKEYELNNCREELQQLQEQHAFTKDQILQTQEALEGLRNQLADENRKLDSKKNEHDLLKSLVDSMEGYPDSVKFLHNNPEWNVESPLLSDVIYCKEEYRTAVENLLEQYLNYYVVGNMSDALKAVHLLHANQKGKANFFMLDQFNGQAVLNNVPAGTISALSVVEVEAKYQSLINYLLGQVVIADDENNLPTDFDGVVLEKSGKFFKGKYALSGGSVGLFEGKKLGRAKNLERLHEEILAQETVVLDLKHAIQMRHNEVIGFNEQLKENAIKQTEAAINQLVNQVYGIDNRMENLRGMETNAVKRLEDLELQQEEVLENQQVYRDDLQKYNSQLDELAGKLEVIEQEFTAAEQQYNEANQSYNDYNLNVTRQQSRVTALKQEFEFKQNQFQDLQLQITTNSAALEEAANQINESEVMLLEAQDGLVTLLQNKETEERKLNEADQYYYNLRNVLGEKESELRHKQKEKEQVDHLLNEIKDKLTELKLQLSGTKERLLVEFKVNLEEVIEEERTGEEPLEELQAKVDRMKKRLENLGEVNPTAIEAFEEMRKRYEFILEQKNDLVTAKESLLQTIQEVEATANQRFLETFNQVRENFQKVFKALFTEEDTADMVLENPENLADTGIDIIAKPKGKRPSSISQLSGGEKTLTATAMLFAIYLIKPAPFCILDEVDAPLDDANVGKFTNMIRQFSNNSQFIIVTHNKQTMGAVDVIYGVTMQEAGVSKLVPVDFRSLN; encoded by the coding sequence ATTGGTGAGCAAAAGATCAGTCATCTCCGTAGTGAAAACCTCGAGAGCCTGGTGTTTAACGGTTCCAAAACAAGAAGTGCTTCGGGTTTGGCTGAAGTGAGTTTGACGTTTGAGAACACCCGTAACCTGCTGCCCACCGAATTCAGTACCGTAACCGTTACCCGTAAGTTTTACAAAAGTGGTGAAAGTGAATACCGTCTCAACGATGTGCAATGTCGTTTGAAGGATATCCAAAACCTCTTCCTCGATACCGGTGTAAGTACCGATAGCTATGCCATCATTGAATTGGGCATGGTGGATGATATCATCAAGGATAAGGAGAACAGCCGTCGCCGCATGTTGGAGCAGGCTGCCGGTATCACCATCTACAAAACAAGAAAGAAAGAAGCGAAGAATAAACTGGATGCAACCGAACAGGATCTGGCACGTATTGAAGATCTGTTGTTCGAGATCAATAACCAGTTAAAAACGTTAGAGAACCAGGCCAAGAAAGCGGAGAAGTATTACGAGATCAAAAAAGATTATCGTGAAGTGAGTATTGAATTAGCGAAAGCTGCATTGGAAGGTTTTAATCTTACCTGGAAAGACTTGAATGAGCAGCATGATGCTGAAGTAAATAAAAAAGTGGAATTGGAAGCAAAGATCGCTACGGAAGAAGCGGCGATTGAGCAGGAGAAAGTTGGATTTATTGAAAAGGAAAAAGAATTGCAAATAATGCAGCATTCGTTTAACGATATGCTTCAGACCTTGCGCTCGAAAGAAAACGAAAAGAATCTTGCGCAGCAGCGTTTGCATTACCTGAAAGAAAAAGAAACAAGTCTCAACGACTTTTTACAAAAAGCAGGTGGACAATTAAAAGGAATTGAAGAAAGCATTGAGTTTACTCAACTGCAGATCACAGAAGAAGATGCGAAGTTGAATGATCTTGGTTCGCAATTAGATAGTTTGCGCAGCTCAGTTGAGAGTACACGTAAAGTGTTTGATGAAAAGCGTAGTGGCATTGATGAAATTCGTAAAGAAAATCAGGCGATTCAACGTAGCCAGTTTGAAGCAGAGAAGAATGTGGCTGTTGGCGAAACATCGGTACAAAACTTACAACGTACCATCTTCCAGTTAAAAGAAGAGCAAACGAACCGCAAGCAGCAATTACATCAACTCGAGGAAGAAAAGCAGCAGAAAGAATATGAGCTGAATAACTGTCGTGAAGAATTGCAACAGTTACAGGAGCAACATGCGTTTACCAAAGATCAGATTCTGCAAACACAGGAAGCACTCGAAGGTTTACGTAATCAACTGGCTGATGAAAACAGAAAGCTTGATTCAAAAAAGAACGAGCATGATCTGTTAAAGAGTTTGGTTGATTCAATGGAAGGTTATCCCGACAGTGTAAAATTTTTACACAACAATCCTGAGTGGAATGTTGAATCGCCATTGTTGAGTGATGTGATCTATTGTAAAGAAGAATACAGAACAGCAGTTGAAAATCTGTTGGAACAATACCTTAACTATTATGTGGTGGGGAATATGAGTGATGCGTTGAAAGCCGTTCACTTATTACATGCCAACCAAAAAGGAAAGGCGAATTTCTTTATGCTCGATCAGTTCAATGGTCAGGCAGTGTTGAACAATGTTCCTGCAGGAACCATTTCTGCATTGAGTGTTGTTGAAGTGGAAGCAAAATATCAATCGCTCATCAATTACCTGTTAGGTCAGGTAGTGATCGCAGATGATGAGAATAATTTACCAACCGATTTTGATGGTGTAGTACTGGAAAAGAGCGGTAAGTTCTTTAAAGGTAAATACGCATTGAGCGGTGGTAGTGTTGGTTTGTTTGAAGGAAAGAAACTCGGTCGTGCAAAAAATCTTGAACGTTTACACGAAGAAATTTTAGCACAGGAAACAGTGGTGCTGGATCTGAAGCATGCCATTCAAATGCGTCACAATGAAGTGATCGGGTTTAATGAGCAGCTAAAAGAAAATGCCATCAAGCAAACCGAAGCAGCTATCAATCAATTGGTGAACCAGGTATATGGTATTGACAACCGTATGGAAAACCTGCGAGGCATGGAAACCAATGCTGTTAAGCGTTTGGAAGACCTTGAACTGCAACAGGAAGAAGTATTGGAAAATCAACAGGTGTACCGTGATGATTTGCAGAAATACAATTCACAGTTAGATGAACTCGCCGGTAAGTTAGAAGTAATTGAACAAGAGTTTACTGCTGCTGAACAACAATACAACGAAGCCAATCAATCGTACAACGATTATAACCTGAATGTTACCCGTCAGCAAAGTCGTGTAACAGCGTTGAAACAGGAATTTGAATTCAAACAAAATCAATTCCAGGATTTGCAATTGCAGATCACAACCAATTCAGCAGCGTTGGAAGAAGCTGCTAACCAGATCAACGAAAGTGAAGTGATGTTGCTGGAAGCACAGGATGGTTTGGTAACGTTGTTACAGAACAAAGAAACAGAAGAGCGCAAACTCAACGAAGCAGATCAGTATTACTACAATCTGCGCAATGTGTTGGGTGAAAAAGAAAGCGAGCTTCGTCACAAACAAAAAGAGAAGGAGCAGGTTGATCATTTGCTAAATGAAATAAAAGATAAACTCACTGAACTGAAATTGCAGCTAAGCGGAACCAAAGAACGTTTGCTGGTTGAGTTTAAAGTAAATCTTGAAGAAGTAATTGAAGAAGAACGCACAGGCGAAGAACCATTGGAAGAATTACAAGCCAAGGTTGATCGTATGAAGAAGCGTTTGGAAAATCTGGGCGAAGTAAACCCGACAGCGATCGAAGCATTTGAAGAAATGCGCAAGCGTTATGAGTTTATTCTTGAACAGAAGAATGATCTTGTTACGGCAAAAGAATCGTTGTTGCAAACCATCCAGGAAGTGGAGGCAACAGCCAACCAACGTTTTCTTGAAACCTTTAACCAGGTGCGGGAGAATTTCCAGAAAGTATTTAAGGCCTTGTTTACAGAAGAAGATACTGCTGATATGGTGTTGGAAAATCCGGAAAATCTTGCAGACACCGGTATTGATATCATTGCCAAGCCAAAAGGTAAACGTCCAAGCAGCATCTCTCAGTTGAGTGGTGGTGAGAAAACATTAACAGCAACAGCGATGTTGTTTGCGATCTATCTCATTAAACCTGCTCCGTTCTGTATTCTGGATGAGGTTGATGCGCCGTTGGATGATGCCAACGTGGGTAAGTTCACCAATATGATCCGCCAGTTCAGTAACAATTCACAGTTCATCATTGTAACGCATAACAAGCAAACAATGGGAGCAGTGGATGTGATCTATGGTGTTACCATGCAGGAAGCCGGTGTAAGTAAGCTGGTGCCGGTGGATTTCAGAAGTTTGAATTAA